The Planctomycetaceae bacterium genome has a segment encoding these proteins:
- a CDS encoding response regulator, giving the protein MTSDEINLTGSRVLIADDNEQNRELLDAYLSDEGYEILMANDGHQTLQAVEQQHPDLILLDIMMPRMSGYEVCEQLKADAETRDIPVLMVTALNEMGDIEKAVEAGCDDFLTKPVNQLELKTRVRSLLRVRHLASERDRLLAYLHEMEQQVLQVRGG; this is encoded by the coding sequence ATGACCAGTGACGAAATCAACCTGACCGGCTCACGCGTGCTGATTGCAGATGACAATGAACAGAATCGCGAACTGCTGGACGCGTACCTGTCGGACGAAGGCTACGAGATCCTGATGGCGAACGATGGTCATCAGACGCTGCAGGCGGTCGAACAGCAGCACCCCGATCTGATTCTGCTGGATATCATGATGCCTCGGATGAGCGGCTATGAGGTCTGCGAGCAGCTTAAGGCCGATGCGGAAACTCGCGACATTCCGGTTCTGATGGTGACAGCGCTGAATGAAATGGGCGACATCGAAAAAGCGGTCGAAGCGGGCTGCGACGACTTCCTGACCAAGCCGGTCAATCAACTGGAACTGAAGACCCGCGTGCGTTCGCTGCTGCGAGTCCGCCATTTGGCCAGCGAACGTGACCGATTGCTGGCTTACCTGCACGAAATGGAACAGCAGGTCCTGCAGGTGCGCGGCGGCTGA
- a CDS encoding class I SAM-dependent rRNA methyltransferase: MSAEPSSTECAAAASDSVRVFLKKRKAQPFFGRHPWVFAGAIDRIETEGQGTDGILPGTPAELWSHEGRFIAHGLVNPHSNIRMRLYSWEQARPIGTDLFRDRIRYAVELRRGLFDLRSDSTGCRLIFSESDQLSGLTVDLYSGFLLVQFTSLALYEHRQPILESLTAELSPRGIWLRTEKGMREAERLEAVDGLIAGEEPPRPLFIEEHGVQYGVDVQQGQKTGSYLDQRDNRLAAARYTSGHRVLDAFCFSGGFGITAVKLGGAVSVLGLDSSESALTLASANAELNSVADRCEFRRGDVHEVLAELAEQGRVFDTVILDPPRMARTRGGLPRAIKGYLRLNTAALRVLRPGGMLVTCSCSGLLPMTDFQEVVGEVSRSTGRTIQVLEKRTQPADHPVAVTCPESEYLKMLICRVD, from the coding sequence ATGTCTGCCGAACCATCGTCCACTGAGTGTGCCGCAGCTGCTTCCGATTCTGTTCGCGTGTTCCTGAAGAAGCGGAAAGCTCAGCCGTTTTTCGGTCGGCATCCGTGGGTGTTCGCCGGAGCAATCGACCGGATCGAAACAGAGGGGCAGGGCACCGACGGAATCCTTCCCGGAACACCAGCGGAACTTTGGTCGCACGAAGGCCGGTTCATCGCTCACGGGCTGGTCAATCCGCACAGCAACATTCGGATGCGGCTGTATTCCTGGGAGCAGGCTCGCCCGATCGGAACGGACCTCTTCCGCGACCGCATCCGGTACGCCGTGGAACTGCGACGCGGATTGTTCGATCTTCGATCCGACTCAACCGGCTGTCGGCTGATCTTCAGCGAGTCCGACCAGCTTTCCGGTCTGACAGTGGACCTGTATTCCGGATTCCTGCTGGTGCAGTTCACCAGCCTTGCGCTGTACGAACATCGTCAGCCGATCCTGGAATCGCTGACGGCCGAGTTGTCACCGCGGGGAATCTGGCTGCGAACGGAGAAGGGCATGAGAGAAGCCGAGCGTCTGGAAGCCGTGGACGGGCTCATCGCCGGCGAAGAACCGCCTCGTCCGCTGTTCATTGAAGAACACGGCGTGCAGTATGGCGTCGACGTGCAGCAGGGCCAGAAGACGGGCAGCTATCTGGATCAGCGGGACAATCGGCTGGCGGCGGCCCGGTACACGAGTGGTCATCGCGTGCTGGATGCGTTTTGCTTTTCCGGCGGATTCGGAATTACGGCCGTGAAGCTTGGCGGTGCGGTTTCGGTCCTGGGATTGGATTCCTCCGAATCCGCGCTGACACTCGCATCGGCGAATGCCGAACTGAACAGCGTCGCCGACCGATGTGAGTTTCGGCGGGGCGACGTTCATGAAGTGCTGGCGGAATTGGCGGAGCAGGGCAGGGTGTTTGACACCGTGATCCTTGACCCGCCGCGCATGGCCCGCACGCGCGGTGGCCTGCCAAGGGCGATCAAGGGGTACCTGCGGCTGAACACCGCGGCGCTGCGCGTCCTGCGGCCGGGCGGAATGCTGGTGACGTGCAGTTGCTCGGGGCTGCTGCCGATGACGGATTTTCAGGAAGTTGTGGGCGAGGTTTCGCGATCCACAGGCCGGACGATTCAGGTCCTGGAAAAGCGAACGCAGCCGGCGGACCATCCCGTCGCGGTGACATGCCCCGAATCCGAATACCTGAAGATGCTGATCTGCCGCGTTGACTGA
- a CDS encoding TIGR04282 family arsenosugar biosynthesis glycosyltransferase, whose translation MNTLGIFAKHPERGTVKTRLAAAIGNSSAAELYAAFVRDLTKRCGTLTDVLCVAVTPESEAARNWFTPLLSTNAALEFQPGGDLGERIGWFFESRAGRGSGRSVLIGSDSPDLPDELIRQAFAELDTHDVVLGPATDGGFVLVGMKQPPGTLFDGIRWSQPTTLFDLLRAAARQHLSTVLLQPWYDIDTIENLGTLRALQHGEVAGNLQPAKCPRTAEVLSGLSMF comes from the coding sequence GTGAACACGCTGGGAATCTTCGCGAAGCATCCGGAACGCGGGACGGTCAAGACTCGACTGGCGGCGGCGATTGGGAACAGTTCCGCGGCCGAGTTGTACGCGGCGTTTGTGCGTGATCTGACCAAACGCTGTGGCACGTTGACAGATGTGTTATGTGTGGCGGTAACTCCGGAATCCGAAGCCGCGCGCAACTGGTTTACGCCGCTGCTGAGTACGAACGCCGCGCTGGAGTTTCAGCCCGGCGGAGACCTTGGGGAACGCATCGGCTGGTTCTTCGAAAGCAGGGCAGGGCGGGGCAGCGGACGCAGCGTGCTGATCGGTTCGGACAGCCCTGATCTGCCGGATGAGCTGATTCGTCAGGCGTTCGCTGAGCTCGACACGCATGACGTCGTGCTGGGACCCGCCACCGACGGAGGATTTGTGCTTGTCGGTATGAAGCAGCCGCCGGGGACGCTGTTTGACGGCATTCGCTGGAGTCAGCCGACGACCCTGTTCGACCTGCTTCGGGCAGCGGCGAGACAGCACCTGTCGACGGTCCTGTTGCAGCCGTGGTACGACATCGACACGATCGAGAACCTTGGCACGCTGCGTGCGCTGCAACATGGGGAAGTCGCGGGGAACCTTCAGCCGGCGAAGTGTCCGCGAACGGCTGAAGTGCTGTCGGGGTTGTCGATGTTCTGA
- a CDS encoding glutaredoxin family protein: MSNPPDPFQRTVNARIGTALLTLAGALSVLIFLDRATSIAVPFPGIWYRSRGLHLVLCIGLYVLAWLTLRNASDPPDDEHAGTVPLSFRSVRMFTKHHCELCDRRQKCSRRFRDQLPDVEVIDIEGDAELQRRFGEWVPVVEIDGEVRFRGSVNAALLERMIEAKQNQLRRMAADRETA, encoded by the coding sequence ATGTCAAATCCGCCCGATCCGTTTCAGCGCACCGTGAACGCTCGCATCGGCACTGCGCTGTTGACACTGGCGGGTGCGCTGTCTGTGCTGATTTTCCTGGACCGTGCGACGTCCATTGCTGTTCCGTTTCCGGGGATCTGGTATCGCAGTCGCGGGTTGCACCTGGTGCTGTGCATTGGTCTGTATGTGCTGGCGTGGCTGACGCTGAGAAATGCGTCGGATCCGCCGGATGACGAACACGCCGGAACGGTGCCATTGTCGTTTCGTTCGGTTCGGATGTTTACGAAGCACCACTGCGAATTGTGCGACCGCCGACAGAAGTGCTCGCGGCGATTCCGAGATCAACTGCCGGACGTCGAAGTCATTGACATTGAAGGCGACGCGGAACTGCAGCGGAGATTCGGCGAATGGGTTCCCGTCGTTGAAATCGACGGCGAAGTGAGGTTTCGCGGTTCCGTGAATGCAGCCCTGCTGGAACGGATGATCGAAGCAAAACAGAATCAGCTCCGCCGAATGGCGGCAGACAGGGAAACGGCGTGA